A portion of the Hoylesella buccalis ATCC 35310 genome contains these proteins:
- a CDS encoding KpsF/GutQ family sugar-phosphate isomerase: MEENTKESLKHAREYASQCIKDEAQALLELIPQLDENFEKAVDMMFNCKGKIIVTGVGKSGNIGAKIAATLSSTGTPAFYINPLDIYHGDLGVMTPDDVVLALSNSGQTDELLRFLPMVLHMNVPVVSISGNPKSLLAKYSTAHITCRVEKEACPLNLAPTSSTTAALAMGDALAIALMMVRNFKPNDFAQFHPGGELGKRLLTTASDVMRSDNLPIIPKEMHLGEAIIHVSKGKLGLGVSLENEKVVGLITDGDIRRAMEKWQAQFFNKTVSDIMTTSPKTVSPNTKITEIQTIMHKYKIHTVLVVDSDNHLLGVVDHYSCMI, translated from the coding sequence ATGGAAGAAAATACGAAAGAATCGCTAAAACATGCAAGAGAATACGCCTCACAGTGCATCAAGGATGAAGCGCAGGCACTGCTGGAGCTGATTCCACAGCTGGATGAAAACTTCGAAAAGGCTGTTGACATGATGTTCAACTGTAAGGGCAAAATCATCGTCACTGGTGTTGGCAAGAGTGGCAACATCGGTGCCAAGATAGCTGCCACACTGTCTTCAACGGGTACGCCAGCGTTCTATATCAATCCGCTGGACATCTACCATGGTGACTTGGGCGTGATGACACCCGACGATGTGGTGCTGGCCTTGAGCAACAGCGGACAGACTGATGAGCTGCTTCGCTTCCTGCCCATGGTGCTGCACATGAACGTGCCGGTGGTATCTATCAGCGGAAATCCCAAATCGTTGCTGGCCAAATACTCGACAGCGCACATCACATGCCGTGTAGAGAAAGAGGCCTGTCCGCTGAATCTGGCACCTACGAGCAGCACAACGGCTGCTCTGGCCATGGGAGACGCACTGGCCATTGCCCTGATGATGGTGAGAAACTTTAAGCCAAACGACTTCGCACAGTTTCATCCGGGTGGCGAACTGGGCAAGCGGTTGCTCACAACAGCCTCAGACGTGATGCGTTCGGACAACCTACCCATCATCCCCAAAGAGATGCATCTGGGCGAAGCCATCATTCATGTGAGTAAAGGAAAACTGGGTTTGGGTGTCTCGTTGGAGAACGAGAAAGTGGTAGGACTGATTACCGATGGCGACATCAGGCGTGCGATGGAGAAGTGGCAAGCCCAGTTCTTCAATAAGACGGTAAGCGACATCATGACAACGAGTCCAAAAACGGTTTCACCGAACACAAAAATCACAGAGATACAAACCATCATGCACAAGTACAAAATACATACGGTACTGGTTGTTGACAGCGACAACCATTTGTTAGGGGTCGTCGACCACTATTCGTGCATGATTTAA
- the kdsA gene encoding 3-deoxy-8-phosphooctulonate synthase codes for MQPIFIAGPCVIESEELLDTVAQRLVEINQKLGTNIIFKASFDKANRTSIHSFRGPGLEKGLQMLAHIKETYKLRITTDIHESWQAEAVGEVCDILQIPAFLCRQTDLLVAAAATGKIVNIKKAQFLSGKDMRHPVEKAMESGAKEIWLTERGNCFGYNNLVVDFRNIPDMREIVKTVIMDCTHCVQRPGAGEGKTIGDRRFIPAMAHAAKAFGATGYFFETHPTPDEGLSDAANMLELDKLEPLIASLLQ; via the coding sequence ATGCAACCCATCTTTATCGCAGGCCCCTGCGTCATCGAATCGGAAGAACTGTTGGACACTGTTGCCCAACGACTGGTTGAGATTAACCAGAAGCTCGGTACGAACATCATCTTCAAGGCTTCGTTTGACAAGGCCAACCGCACGTCAATCCATTCGTTCAGAGGTCCTGGTCTAGAAAAAGGCCTGCAAATGCTCGCCCACATCAAAGAAACGTACAAACTGAGGATTACCACGGACATTCATGAGAGCTGGCAGGCGGAAGCAGTGGGTGAGGTGTGCGACATTTTGCAGATACCCGCATTCTTGTGTAGGCAGACTGATTTGCTGGTGGCGGCGGCTGCAACCGGCAAAATCGTGAACATCAAGAAAGCACAGTTTCTCAGTGGAAAGGACATGAGGCACCCCGTAGAAAAAGCTATGGAGAGCGGTGCCAAGGAAATATGGCTCACCGAGCGCGGTAACTGCTTTGGGTACAACAATCTGGTGGTTGATTTCAGGAACATCCCCGACATGAGAGAGATTGTCAAAACGGTAATCATGGACTGCACACACTGCGTTCAAAGACCTGGTGCGGGTGAGGGAAAAACCATCGGTGACCGACGATTCATACCGGCCATGGCACACGCTGCGAAGGCTTTTGGGGCAACGGGATATTTCTTTGAGACCCATCCAACACCGGATGAAGGACTAAGTGACGCTGCCAACATGCTGGAATTGGACAAGCTGGAACCGCTCATCGCATCACTACTACAATAG
- a CDS encoding phospholipase D-like domain-containing protein: MRVLLFILCFIACTSVDAQSSDSLIVQTLREKGVRFSHDNSVTLLMDGQEKFDDLFLAIKQAKSSVHLEYFNFRNDSIARLLFDILEEKAAEGVEVRALFDAFGNSSNNRPLKKHHLDSIRAKGVEIYKFDPITFPWINHVLSRDHRKIVVIDGEVAYTGGMNVADYYIKGTRQVGKWHDMHCRIEGLAVNELQRIFLKMWNKTAKQNVHGAKYYRGHRNRGHIKGLKSDTCCTSGDKMVGIVNREPRISNEMIRAFYVGAIDAARDSLKIINPYFTLNRGIKKALRKAIKRGVKVEIMLSTSSDIPLTPDCGFYNAHKLMKQGANVWMFTDGFHHTKVIMVDGKFCTVGSANLNARSLNFDYEENAVIVDRCTTRQLDKLFDDDKKDSFLLTPKSWDEFRTPWQKLRGWFAHLLAPVL, encoded by the coding sequence TTGAGAGTTCTATTATTTATTTTATGTTTCATCGCCTGCACGTCAGTTGATGCGCAGAGCTCAGACTCACTCATCGTCCAGACCTTGCGAGAAAAGGGTGTGAGGTTCTCACATGACAACAGTGTGACGCTGTTGATGGACGGACAAGAGAAGTTTGATGACCTATTTTTGGCCATCAAGCAAGCCAAGAGTAGCGTGCATCTGGAGTACTTCAACTTCAGAAATGATTCCATTGCGCGACTGTTATTCGACATCTTGGAAGAGAAAGCGGCTGAGGGTGTGGAGGTAAGAGCTTTGTTTGATGCCTTTGGCAACTCGTCGAACAACCGTCCACTGAAGAAACATCACCTGGACTCGATACGCGCCAAAGGTGTTGAAATCTACAAATTTGACCCCATCACCTTTCCTTGGATCAATCATGTGCTAAGCCGCGACCATCGCAAGATTGTCGTCATTGATGGCGAGGTGGCCTATACGGGTGGCATGAACGTGGCCGACTACTACATCAAAGGCACCCGTCAGGTGGGCAAATGGCACGACATGCACTGTAGAATTGAGGGTTTAGCGGTGAACGAACTGCAACGTATCTTCCTGAAAATGTGGAATAAAACGGCGAAGCAGAACGTGCATGGCGCAAAATATTATAGAGGTCACCGCAACAGGGGGCATATCAAGGGACTCAAGTCGGACACTTGCTGCACCTCAGGCGATAAGATGGTAGGTATCGTGAACCGTGAACCACGCATCAGTAACGAGATGATCAGGGCGTTCTATGTGGGAGCTATCGATGCAGCTCGAGACAGTTTGAAAATCATCAATCCTTACTTTACACTGAATCGGGGTATCAAGAAAGCCCTGAGGAAGGCCATCAAGCGAGGTGTGAAAGTAGAGATTATGCTATCGACCAGCAGCGACATTCCCTTAACACCCGACTGTGGGTTCTACAATGCGCACAAACTGATGAAGCAAGGGGCGAACGTGTGGATGTTTACGGATGGGTTCCACCATACCAAGGTGATTATGGTAGACGGAAAGTTCTGCACGGTAGGGAGTGCCAACCTCAATGCCAGGAGCCTTAATTTCGACTATGAAGAAAACGCTGTGATTGTTGATCGCTGCACTACTCGCCAGCTGGACAAGTTGTTTGATGATGATAAGAAAGATAGTTTTCTGCTCACTCCCAAGAGTTGGGATGAGTTTAGAACGCCTTGGCAGAAGCTGCGTGGATGGTTTGCTCACTTGTTAGCGCCCGTGTTATAA